The following are encoded in a window of bacterium genomic DNA:
- the topA gene encoding type I DNA topoisomerase: MGRRDPDVRAPPPLSSRSDGMAQKLLIVESPTKARTFQKYLGRGYVIKASKGHVVDLPKSKLGIDLDNGFAPQYVTIRGKGKVIKELEQAARKADEVLLATDPDREGEAIAWHLKQHLERRQPNIHRILLNEITQEAIAEAVKQPGEVDLRKVEAQQARRVLDRLVGYQISPLLWKIFFYGLSAGRVQSVALRLIVEREAERRRFAREEYWSLRAEFRGDAGEPFEGKLVKWRGEEPRLADLAAARTLLAALGVEPAALAGASAEALAGGSLALPVGTTPAYRVVSVERKQRRRSPEPPYITSTLQRDASSKLGFTARRTMMLAQQLYEGIELGAEGAVGLITYMRTDSTRVAEGARAEHHDWVRRHFGEDYLPAQARRHKVKAGAQDAHEAIRPTSVARAPESLRGHLTKDQLAVYRLIWQRFLASLMADARFEATGVDVAAGDAVFRATGNRLLFDGYRRAFGAARGTAADENGNGDGERLLPAIAEGERLQAALLPRQHFTEPPPRYSESSLIKELEERGIGRPSTYASIVGTIQGRDYLTLDESRRFQPTELGESVWKVLAEGFPKLFEVGFTARMEAELDKVEEGAEPWTEVVGHLYTPMRKALDAVEKDTSSLREAIREATEERCPKCGRPMIKTWGRNGRFLACSGYPECRSSRPLEAPTVAGDQRCGECGAEMMVRVGRFGRFAACSRYPDCKGTAPLEVGVGCPRESCSGQLVEKRSKRGRTFYGCNRYPDCDFASWSRPVPAPCPDCGGLVVEKATKAKGSFQQCTVCKLEIPE; encoded by the coding sequence ATGGGACGGCGAGATCCAGACGTCCGCGCACCCCCTCCACTGAGCTCGCGGAGCGACGGCATGGCCCAGAAGCTGCTCATCGTCGAGAGCCCGACGAAGGCACGCACCTTTCAGAAGTACCTCGGCCGCGGCTACGTCATCAAGGCGAGCAAGGGCCACGTCGTCGACCTGCCCAAGAGCAAGCTGGGCATCGACCTCGACAACGGCTTCGCGCCCCAGTACGTGACGATCCGCGGCAAGGGCAAGGTGATCAAGGAGCTCGAGCAGGCCGCGCGCAAGGCGGACGAGGTGCTGCTCGCCACCGACCCCGACCGCGAGGGCGAGGCGATCGCCTGGCACCTCAAGCAGCACTTGGAGCGGCGGCAGCCGAACATCCACCGCATCCTGCTCAACGAGATCACGCAGGAGGCGATCGCCGAGGCCGTCAAGCAGCCCGGCGAGGTCGACCTGCGCAAGGTCGAGGCGCAGCAGGCGCGGCGCGTGCTCGATCGTCTGGTCGGCTACCAGATCAGCCCCCTCCTGTGGAAGATCTTCTTCTACGGCCTCAGCGCCGGCCGCGTGCAGAGCGTCGCGCTGCGGCTGATCGTCGAGCGGGAGGCGGAGCGGCGCCGCTTCGCGCGCGAGGAGTACTGGTCCCTGCGCGCCGAGTTCCGCGGCGATGCCGGCGAGCCCTTCGAGGGCAAGCTGGTCAAGTGGCGCGGCGAAGAGCCGCGGCTGGCCGACCTCGCGGCGGCGCGCACCCTGCTCGCGGCCCTGGGCGTCGAGCCGGCGGCGCTGGCGGGCGCCAGCGCGGAGGCGCTCGCAGGGGGTAGCCTGGCGCTGCCGGTCGGCACGACGCCCGCGTACCGGGTGGTCAGCGTCGAGCGCAAGCAGCGCCGCCGCTCGCCCGAGCCGCCCTACATCACGAGCACCCTGCAGCGCGACGCGAGCAGCAAGCTCGGTTTCACGGCGCGGCGCACGATGATGCTCGCGCAGCAGCTCTACGAAGGCATCGAGCTCGGCGCCGAGGGCGCGGTCGGCCTCATCACCTACATGCGCACGGACTCGACGCGCGTCGCCGAGGGTGCGCGCGCGGAGCATCACGACTGGGTGCGACGGCACTTCGGCGAGGACTACCTGCCCGCCCAGGCGCGCCGGCACAAGGTCAAGGCCGGCGCCCAGGACGCCCACGAGGCGATCCGCCCGACCAGCGTCGCCCGCGCGCCGGAGAGCCTGCGCGGCCACCTGACGAAGGACCAGCTCGCGGTCTACCGCCTGATCTGGCAGCGCTTCCTGGCCAGCCTGATGGCCGACGCGCGCTTCGAGGCGACGGGCGTGGACGTTGCCGCCGGCGACGCGGTCTTTCGGGCGACGGGCAACCGCCTCCTCTTCGACGGCTACCGGCGCGCCTTCGGCGCCGCGCGCGGCACCGCCGCCGACGAGAACGGCAACGGCGACGGTGAACGCCTGCTGCCGGCCATCGCCGAGGGCGAGCGCCTGCAGGCCGCGCTGCTGCCGCGGCAGCACTTCACGGAGCCCCCGCCGCGCTATTCGGAGAGCAGCCTGATCAAGGAGCTCGAAGAGCGGGGGATCGGCCGGCCCAGCACCTACGCGAGCATCGTGGGCACGATCCAGGGCCGCGACTACCTGACCCTCGACGAGAGCCGCCGCTTCCAGCCGACGGAACTGGGCGAGAGCGTCTGGAAGGTGCTCGCCGAGGGCTTCCCGAAGCTCTTCGAGGTCGGCTTCACCGCCCGCATGGAGGCGGAGCTGGACAAGGTCGAGGAGGGCGCGGAGCCCTGGACCGAGGTCGTCGGCCACCTCTACACGCCGATGCGCAAGGCCCTCGACGCCGTCGAGAAGGACACGAGCAGCCTGCGCGAGGCGATCCGCGAGGCGACCGAGGAGCGCTGCCCCAAGTGCGGCCGACCGATGATCAAGACCTGGGGGCGCAATGGCCGCTTCCTCGCTTGCAGCGGCTACCCCGAGTGCCGCAGCTCGCGGCCCCTGGAGGCGCCGACGGTGGCGGGTGACCAGCGCTGCGGCGAGTGCGGCGCCGAGATGATGGTGCGCGTCGGCCGCTTCGGCCGTTTCGCCGCCTGCTCGCGCTACCCGGACTGCAAGGGCACGGCGCCGCTGGAGGTCGGCGTCGGCTGCCCGCGCGAGAGCTGCAGCGGCCAGCTGGTCGAGAAGCGCAGCAAGCGGGGCCGTACCTTCTACGGCTGCAACCGCTATCCCGACTGCGACTTCGCCAGCTGGAGCCGGCCGGTACCCGCGCCCTGTCCGGACTGCGGCGGCCTCGTCGTCGAGAAGGCGACGAAGGCCAAGGGCAGCTTCCAGCAGTGCACGGTCTGCAAGCTGGAGATCCCCGAGTAG
- the guaA gene encoding glutamine-hydrolyzing GMP synthase, whose protein sequence is MHSAIVILDYGSQYTQLIARRIRELEVFSVILPWNAEAAAIRAYAPLGIGLSGGPASVYEPGAPTLNPTVLDLGVPVLGICYGMQILGRALGATIDRSERREYGLAELDCDRASPLFAGLDAREPVWMSHGDSMHDLPPGARSLATSAGSPVCAFAEPARRVFGLQFHPEVSHTLHGTQILRNFVFTICGARPDWTREQFIEATVTRLREQVGEGRVFCAVSGGVDSTVLAALLSRALGRQVECVFIDTGLLRKHEGDEVAALFARYMDVSFHRIDAGPEFLRALGGLSDPEAKRRAIGHTFIRVFERVAAGLGDLPYLAQGTLYPDVIESVSTGGPSATIKSHHNVGGLPADLAFTLIEPLRELFKDEVRAVGAALGLPRDFLARHPFPGPGLAVRILGEVDPAKVAVLQEADAIFIDELRASGWYDKVWQALAVLLPVRSVGVMGDLRTYENVVALRAVDSLDGMTARWSELPHALLERVSNRIIGSVRGINRVVYDISSKPPATIEWE, encoded by the coding sequence GTGCACTCCGCGATCGTCATCCTCGACTACGGCTCGCAGTACACGCAGCTCATCGCGCGGCGCATCCGCGAGCTGGAGGTCTTCAGCGTCATCCTGCCCTGGAACGCCGAGGCGGCGGCGATCCGCGCCTACGCGCCGCTGGGCATCGGGCTCTCGGGCGGGCCGGCCAGCGTCTACGAGCCGGGCGCGCCGACCCTGAACCCGACCGTGCTCGACCTCGGCGTGCCCGTGCTCGGCATCTGCTACGGGATGCAGATCCTCGGCCGCGCGCTGGGGGCGACGATCGACCGCAGCGAGCGCCGCGAGTACGGGCTCGCCGAGCTGGACTGCGACCGCGCGTCACCGCTCTTCGCGGGCCTGGATGCCCGCGAGCCGGTCTGGATGAGCCACGGCGACAGCATGCACGATCTGCCGCCCGGCGCCCGCAGCCTCGCGACCAGCGCGGGCAGCCCGGTCTGCGCCTTCGCCGAGCCGGCGCGACGCGTCTTCGGGTTGCAGTTCCACCCCGAGGTTTCGCACACCCTGCACGGCACGCAGATCCTGCGCAACTTCGTCTTCACTATCTGTGGCGCGCGCCCCGACTGGACACGCGAGCAGTTCATCGAGGCGACGGTGACGCGCCTGCGCGAGCAGGTGGGCGAGGGTCGCGTCTTCTGCGCGGTGAGCGGCGGCGTCGATTCGACGGTGCTCGCCGCGCTGCTCAGCCGCGCGCTGGGTCGTCAAGTGGAGTGCGTCTTCATCGACACGGGGCTCCTGCGCAAGCACGAGGGCGACGAGGTGGCCGCGCTCTTCGCGCGCTACATGGACGTCTCCTTCCACCGCATCGACGCCGGGCCCGAGTTCCTCCGCGCCCTCGGCGGGCTCAGCGACCCGGAGGCCAAGCGCAGGGCGATCGGCCACACCTTCATCCGCGTCTTCGAGCGCGTGGCGGCGGGGCTCGGCGATCTGCCCTACCTGGCGCAGGGCACGCTCTACCCGGACGTCATCGAGTCCGTCTCCACGGGCGGACCGAGCGCGACGATCAAGAGCCACCACAACGTCGGCGGCCTTCCCGCCGATCTCGCCTTCACCTTGATCGAGCCGCTGCGCGAGCTGTTCAAGGACGAGGTCCGCGCCGTCGGCGCCGCGCTCGGCCTGCCGCGGGACTTCCTCGCCCGCCATCCCTTCCCGGGGCCGGGCCTGGCCGTACGCATCCTCGGCGAGGTGGATCCCGCGAAGGTCGCGGTGCTGCAGGAGGCCGACGCCATCTTCATCGACGAGCTGCGCGCGAGCGGCTGGTACGACAAGGTCTGGCAGGCCCTCGCCGTGCTGTTGCCCGTGCGCTCCGTCGGCGTGATGGGGGACCTGCGCACCTACGAGAACGTGGTCGCGCTGCGCGCCGTCGACTCGCTCGACGGCATGACCGCGCGCTGGAGCGAGCTGCCGCACGCCCTGCTCGAGCGGGTGAGCAATCGCATCATCGGCAGCGTGCGCGGAATCAATCGCGTGGTCTACGACATCAGCTCGAAGCCGCCGGCGACGATCGAGTGGGAGTGA
- the secA gene encoding preprotein translocase subunit SecA, translated as MALGILKKLFGTQMEREIRTLQPTVAEILGYGEAYAALPDAALPAKTAEFRARLAAGETLEGLLPEAFALVKEACRRKVGQTWDVMGLPQRWEMVPFDVQLIGGIVLHRGQIAEMATGEGKTLVATLPLYLNALAGKGAQLVTVNDYLAERDARWMGPIFESLGLTVGVILTGLEPPARQRAYRCDITYGTNSEFGFDYLRDNMVGSADQQVQRGFHYAIVDEVDSILIDEARTPLIISGPVRGSSSDARYFELRPMVEGLFRKQQRLVNELAAEAERLQQKENRGDDERWRLGTLMLQLRHGSPKNKRYLRLLQEEGLASLVGQVENTNIRDKTMPELDAALYFVIDEKGHSIELTEKGLDSLSEKDRQLFVLPDLSVRLGEIDGADALDAAARALAREEAHREYAERSEIIHMVQQLLRAYSLFEKDVEYVVQEGKVQIVDEFTGRILHGRRYSDGLHQAIEAKEGVRIEGQTQTYATITYQNFFRMYEKLAGMTGTAITEEAEFWEIYKLKVAVVPTNRPIVRTDEDDRIYRTRKEKIEAILAEIERLHAIGLPVLVGTVSVEFSEMLSRVLKGRNIPHNVLNAKQHQREAEIVAGAGQPGAVTIATNMAGRGTDIKLHPGVLDGSALDLAAEPDAAAAPRGLQIVGTERHESRRIDRQLRGRSGRQGDPGRSLFFLSLEDNLMRLFMGDRMGAIMDRIGVQEGEVITHRLVTNAIERAQKKVEAYNFDIRKNLIKYDDVMNAQREVVYDRRAFYIEAEDLDEELGEKTRELAGALVDKHIPEHALAETWDGAALFHELESIFLGSFALPPAELEQIGRDQLRNLVVDRALERLAERKAALPAELFVQVARFALLRSLDEAWKDHLLELDNLKSGIGLRGYGQKDPLIEFKREAFALFEEFIARVDHDSLHALFHLQVTVAPAAYAGEDLSRVRAEHEAAAAVTAAAADAPEATAAAAAPAAAAIASRGAAASAPPAPVVSGPKVGRNEPCPCGSGLKYKRCHGREA; from the coding sequence ATGGCCCTTGGCATTCTGAAGAAGCTCTTCGGCACCCAGATGGAGCGGGAGATCCGCACCCTGCAGCCGACCGTGGCCGAGATCCTCGGCTACGGCGAGGCCTACGCCGCCCTGCCGGACGCGGCGCTGCCGGCCAAGACGGCCGAGTTCCGGGCGCGCCTGGCCGCGGGCGAGACCCTCGAGGGCCTCCTGCCCGAGGCCTTCGCCCTCGTCAAGGAGGCCTGCCGGCGCAAGGTGGGCCAGACCTGGGACGTCATGGGTCTGCCTCAGCGCTGGGAGATGGTCCCCTTCGACGTGCAGCTCATCGGCGGCATCGTCCTCCACCGCGGCCAGATCGCCGAGATGGCGACGGGCGAGGGGAAGACCCTCGTCGCCACGCTGCCGCTGTACCTGAACGCCCTGGCCGGCAAGGGCGCGCAGCTCGTCACCGTCAACGACTACCTGGCCGAGCGCGACGCGCGCTGGATGGGCCCCATCTTCGAGAGCCTGGGCCTCACGGTGGGGGTCATCCTCACCGGCCTGGAGCCGCCCGCCCGGCAGCGCGCCTACCGCTGCGACATCACCTACGGCACGAACAGCGAGTTCGGCTTCGACTACCTGCGCGACAACATGGTGGGCAGCGCCGACCAGCAGGTGCAGCGCGGCTTCCACTACGCGATCGTCGACGAGGTCGACTCGATCCTGATCGACGAGGCGCGCACGCCGCTGATCATCAGCGGCCCGGTGCGCGGCTCCAGCTCCGACGCCCGCTACTTCGAGCTGCGCCCGATGGTGGAGGGGCTCTTCCGCAAGCAGCAGCGCCTCGTCAACGAGCTGGCCGCCGAGGCCGAGCGCCTGCAGCAGAAGGAGAACCGCGGCGACGACGAGCGCTGGCGCCTGGGCACGCTGATGCTGCAGCTGCGCCACGGCTCGCCGAAGAACAAGCGCTACCTGCGCCTGCTCCAGGAGGAGGGCCTGGCCAGCCTCGTCGGCCAGGTCGAGAACACGAACATCCGCGACAAGACGATGCCCGAGCTGGACGCGGCGCTCTACTTCGTCATCGACGAGAAGGGGCACTCGATCGAGCTGACCGAGAAGGGCCTCGACTCGCTGAGCGAGAAGGATCGCCAGCTCTTCGTGCTGCCCGACCTCAGCGTGCGCCTGGGCGAGATCGACGGCGCCGACGCGCTCGACGCCGCCGCGCGCGCCCTCGCCCGCGAGGAGGCGCACCGCGAGTACGCCGAGCGCAGCGAGATCATCCACATGGTCCAGCAGCTCCTGCGCGCCTACAGCCTCTTCGAGAAGGACGTCGAGTACGTCGTCCAGGAGGGCAAGGTGCAGATCGTCGACGAGTTCACCGGGCGCATCCTGCACGGCCGGCGCTACTCCGACGGCCTGCACCAGGCGATCGAGGCCAAGGAAGGCGTGCGCATCGAGGGCCAGACCCAGACCTACGCGACGATCACCTACCAGAACTTCTTCCGCATGTACGAGAAGCTGGCCGGCATGACGGGCACGGCGATCACCGAGGAAGCCGAGTTCTGGGAGATCTACAAGCTGAAGGTCGCCGTCGTGCCGACGAACCGGCCCATCGTGCGCACGGACGAGGACGACCGCATCTACCGCACGCGCAAGGAGAAGATCGAGGCGATCCTCGCCGAGATCGAGCGCCTGCACGCCATCGGCCTGCCGGTGCTGGTGGGCACCGTCTCGGTCGAGTTCAGCGAGATGCTCAGCCGCGTGCTCAAGGGCCGCAATATCCCGCACAACGTGCTCAACGCCAAGCAGCACCAGCGCGAGGCGGAGATCGTGGCGGGCGCCGGCCAACCCGGCGCGGTGACGATCGCCACCAACATGGCCGGCCGCGGCACCGACATCAAGCTGCACCCGGGCGTGCTCGACGGCAGCGCCCTCGATCTCGCCGCCGAGCCGGACGCGGCCGCGGCGCCGCGCGGCCTGCAGATCGTCGGCACCGAGCGCCACGAGAGCCGGCGCATCGACCGCCAGCTGCGCGGGCGCTCCGGCCGGCAGGGCGATCCCGGCCGCAGCCTCTTCTTCCTCTCCCTCGAGGACAACCTGATGCGCCTGTTCATGGGCGATCGCATGGGGGCGATCATGGACCGCATCGGCGTCCAGGAGGGCGAGGTGATCACCCACCGCCTGGTGACGAACGCCATCGAGCGCGCGCAGAAGAAGGTCGAGGCCTACAACTTCGACATCCGCAAGAACCTGATCAAGTACGACGACGTGATGAACGCGCAGCGCGAGGTCGTCTACGACCGGCGGGCCTTCTACATCGAGGCGGAGGATCTCGACGAGGAGCTGGGCGAGAAGACGCGCGAACTGGCGGGCGCGCTCGTCGACAAGCACATTCCGGAGCACGCGCTCGCGGAGACCTGGGACGGCGCCGCGCTCTTCCACGAGCTGGAGAGCATCTTCCTCGGCAGCTTCGCACTGCCCCCGGCCGAACTCGAGCAGATCGGCCGCGACCAGTTGCGCAACCTCGTCGTCGACCGCGCGCTCGAGCGCCTCGCCGAGCGCAAGGCCGCGCTGCCGGCAGAGCTCTTCGTGCAGGTCGCCCGCTTCGCCCTCCTGCGCAGCCTCGACGAGGCCTGGAAGGACCACCTGCTCGAGCTGGACAACCTCAAGAGCGGGATCGGCCTGCGCGGCTACGGCCAGAAGGATCCGCTGATCGAGTTCAAGCGCGAGGCCTTCGCGCTCTTCGAGGAGTTCATCGCGCGCGTGGACCACGACAGTCTCCACGCGCTCTTCCATCTGCAGGTGACCGTGGCTCCGGCCGCCTACGCGGGCGAGGACCTCTCCCGGGTCAGGGCCGAGCACGAGGCGGCCGCGGCCGTGACGGCGGCGGCAGCCGACGCGCCGGAGGCGACGGCTGCGGCCGCGGCGCCCGCCGCCGCAGCGATCGCGAGCCGCGGTGCGGCGGCGAGCGCCCCGCCGGCGCCCGTCGTCAGCGGTCCGAAAGTGGGCCGCAACGAGCCCTGTCCCTGCGGCAGCGGCCTCAAGTACAAGCGCTGCCATGGCCGCGAGGCCTAG
- a CDS encoding methylenetetrahydrofolate--tRNA-(uracil(54)-C(5))-methyltransferase (FADH(2)-oxidizing) TrmFO has protein sequence MRDPILIIGGGLAGSEAALVLAAAGERVRLCEQKPAQRSPAHRLDGPAELVCSNSLKSTRLDSASGLLKAEMRRLGSRLLPLAEAGGLPAGAALAVDPARFSEAVAVALAAQPQIERVAGEVRALPPGGDCLVATGPLTSPALSAAIEAHFGLERLSFYDAIAPSVTRESLDVAALFAASRYDKGEADYLNAPLDRATYADFTAALAAAEPYPAKAFEQGVPYFESCLPVEVIAARGPESLRFGPLRPVGLRDPATGRRPHAVLQLRRENAAGTVWGLVGCQTRLRTGDQERIFRLVPALAAAEFVRYGAMHRNFFLDFPRALTPFQESQRQAGLFFAGQMTGVEGYVESMASGLLAARHLLARRRGEAPSLPPAATLLGALVGFLAGQAPGRAQPMNAAFGLLPPLAGRLPGGRAARKLAYAQRSLAALDAYLQTARDLRL, from the coding sequence TTGCGCGATCCCATCCTCATCATCGGCGGCGGCCTCGCGGGCTCGGAGGCCGCCCTCGTGCTCGCGGCGGCGGGCGAGCGCGTGCGCCTCTGCGAGCAGAAGCCCGCGCAGCGCTCGCCGGCGCACCGCCTCGACGGTCCCGCCGAGCTGGTCTGCAGCAACTCGCTGAAGTCGACGCGCTTGGACAGCGCGAGCGGCCTCCTCAAAGCGGAGATGCGGCGGCTCGGCAGCCGGCTTTTGCCCCTGGCCGAGGCCGGCGGGCTGCCGGCGGGCGCGGCGCTGGCCGTCGATCCCGCGCGCTTCAGCGAGGCCGTGGCCGTGGCCCTGGCGGCGCAGCCGCAGATCGAACGCGTTGCGGGGGAGGTCAGGGCGCTGCCGCCGGGGGGCGATTGCCTCGTCGCCACGGGCCCCCTGACGAGCCCGGCGCTGAGCGCGGCGATCGAGGCGCACTTCGGCCTGGAGCGCCTGAGCTTCTACGACGCGATCGCGCCCAGCGTGACCCGCGAGAGCCTGGACGTGGCGGCGCTCTTCGCGGCCAGTCGCTACGACAAGGGCGAGGCCGACTACCTCAACGCGCCCCTGGACCGCGCGACCTACGCGGACTTCACGGCCGCCCTCGCGGCCGCCGAGCCCTATCCGGCGAAGGCCTTCGAGCAGGGCGTGCCCTACTTCGAGTCCTGCCTGCCCGTGGAGGTGATTGCCGCCCGTGGGCCGGAGTCCCTGCGCTTCGGGCCGCTGCGGCCGGTCGGCCTGCGCGATCCGGCGACGGGGCGGCGCCCGCACGCCGTCCTGCAGCTCCGGCGCGAGAACGCCGCCGGCACGGTCTGGGGACTCGTCGGCTGCCAGACCCGCCTGCGCACGGGCGACCAGGAGCGAATCTTCCGCCTGGTGCCCGCCCTGGCCGCAGCCGAGTTCGTGCGCTACGGCGCCATGCACCGGAACTTCTTCCTCGACTTCCCGCGGGCGCTGACGCCCTTCCAGGAGAGCCAGCGCCAGGCGGGTCTCTTCTTCGCCGGGCAGATGACCGGCGTCGAGGGCTACGTCGAATCGATGGCCAGCGGTCTGCTCGCCGCGCGCCACCTGCTGGCGCGGCGGCGGGGCGAGGCGCCCAGCCTCCCGCCCGCCGCCACGCTCCTGGGCGCGCTCGTCGGCTTCCTCGCCGGCCAGGCGCCGGGGCGGGCGCAGCCGATGAACGCCGCCTTTGGGCTCCTGCCGCCCCTGGCAGGGCGCCTGCCGGGGGGGCGCGCGGCCCGCAAGCTGGCCTACGCCCAGCGCTCGCTCGCCGCTCTGGACGCTTACCTGCAGACAGCGCGAGACTTGCGGCTCTGA
- a CDS encoding phosphatidate cytidylyltransferase, whose protein sequence is MAAPAGGRAEGLRKGLHLATVLIPLAVWFLPPAHWRWPLVAVALTALALDFLRLGHPRVGRFVRGLAGQALRRHEHAELAGSSYLALGCLLAAFLFPRPVAVAAMGYLILGDGLAGLVGRTLGRRRLAFGKSVEGTLAGLGANLLVGLLVLPAWPLALLGAVAASAIELLPLPLDDNLAIPLISGTLLWWALL, encoded by the coding sequence GTGGCGGCGCCGGCGGGGGGCCGCGCGGAGGGACTGCGCAAGGGCCTGCACCTGGCCACTGTCCTCATCCCGCTCGCCGTCTGGTTCCTGCCGCCGGCGCACTGGCGCTGGCCGCTGGTCGCGGTTGCGCTCACGGCGCTCGCCCTGGACTTTCTCCGGCTCGGCCACCCGCGCGTCGGCCGCTTCGTGCGCGGGCTCGCCGGCCAGGCCCTGCGCCGGCACGAGCACGCCGAACTGGCCGGATCGAGTTACCTCGCTCTCGGCTGTCTGCTCGCGGCCTTCCTCTTCCCGCGGCCCGTCGCCGTGGCGGCGATGGGCTACCTCATCCTCGGCGACGGTCTCGCCGGTCTCGTCGGGCGCACCCTGGGTCGCCGCCGCCTCGCCTTCGGCAAGAGCGTGGAAGGCACGCTGGCGGGGCTGGGCGCGAATCTGCTCGTCGGGCTGCTCGTGCTGCCGGCCTGGCCGCTGGCGCTGCTCGGCGCCGTCGCCGCTTCAGCGATCGAGCTGCTCCCCCTGCCCCTGGACGACAATCTCGCCATCCCGCTGATCAGCGGCACGCTGCTCTGGTGGGCCCTGCTCTGA
- a CDS encoding tyrosine recombinase XerC codes for MSDLLADFLRYLAVERACSEHTVQAYRRDITQYLSFLDYQGDPAALAVDRQRLRRFLALARRDAFALAEGRPRKAALSERSLARKLSALRAFYRWLNRRGLLAADPSRLVETPRQGRPLPVFAEEGWVHRMMGLPDTTAPRGLRDRAVLELLYGAGLRLAELRGLRRDDVDLRGELLRVRGKGAKERLVPLQGEARRWLERWLAAAAPPGPAPVFAGRSGDGAIGRRTVQRLVEKYLGQVATLARVSPHVLRHSFATHLLERGADLRSIQEMLGHASLTSTQVYTHVSTEKLKAVHRKAHPRG; via the coding sequence GTGTCCGACCTCCTCGCCGACTTCTTGCGCTACCTCGCGGTGGAACGGGCCTGCTCGGAGCACACTGTGCAGGCCTACCGGCGCGACATCACCCAGTACCTCAGCTTCCTGGACTACCAGGGCGACCCGGCCGCGCTGGCCGTGGACCGCCAGCGCCTGCGCCGCTTCCTCGCCCTGGCGCGGCGCGACGCCTTCGCCCTCGCCGAGGGCCGGCCGCGCAAGGCGGCGCTCAGCGAGCGCAGTCTGGCGCGCAAGCTCTCGGCCCTGCGCGCCTTCTACCGCTGGCTGAACCGGCGCGGGCTGCTCGCTGCGGATCCCTCGCGCCTGGTGGAGACCCCGCGCCAGGGCCGGCCGCTGCCGGTCTTCGCCGAAGAGGGCTGGGTGCATCGCATGATGGGCTTGCCCGACACGACGGCGCCGCGCGGTCTGCGCGATCGGGCCGTGCTGGAGCTGCTCTACGGGGCCGGCCTGCGCCTCGCCGAGCTGCGCGGCCTGCGCCGCGACGACGTCGACCTGCGCGGCGAGCTGCTGCGCGTGCGGGGCAAGGGGGCCAAGGAGCGTCTCGTGCCGCTGCAGGGCGAAGCGAGGCGCTGGCTGGAGCGCTGGCTGGCCGCGGCGGCGCCGCCGGGCCCGGCGCCCGTCTTCGCGGGCCGGTCCGGCGACGGGGCGATCGGCCGGCGCACGGTGCAGCGCCTCGTCGAGAAGTACCTCGGCCAGGTCGCGACGCTCGCGCGCGTGAGTCCGCACGTGCTCCGGCACAGCTTCGCGACCCACCTCTTGGAGCGGGGCGCCGACCTGCGCTCGATCCAGGAGATGCTCGGCCACGCCAGCCTGACGAGCACCCAGGTCTACACGCACGTCAGTACCGAGAAGCTCAAGGCGGTGCACCGCAAGGCGCACCCGCGCGGATGA
- a CDS encoding nitroreductase family protein, protein MTAARLRPYREYRELPPAEMLARAREFRLDIARRRTVRHFDGRPVPLALIAECLAAAGNAPSGANQQPWHFAVVSDPETKRRLREAAQAQERAFYGGRAPAEWLAALAPLGTNADKPFLETAPFLIAIFARRWEELPNGERRHHYYVNESVGIATGLLIAALHRAGLVTLTHTPSPMGFLGELLGRPAAERAFLLLVTGYPAPGVEVPDIQRRRLAEIADLDGRPFPEHTVEP, encoded by the coding sequence ATGACCGCGGCGCGCCTGCGACCCTACCGCGAGTACCGTGAGCTGCCGCCGGCCGAGATGCTGGCCCGCGCTCGCGAGTTTCGCCTCGACATCGCGCGCCGGCGCACGGTGCGGCACTTCGATGGCCGGCCGGTGCCGCTCGCGCTGATCGCCGAGTGCCTGGCCGCCGCCGGCAACGCCCCCAGCGGCGCCAACCAGCAGCCCTGGCACTTCGCGGTGGTGAGCGACCCGGAGACGAAGCGGCGCCTGCGCGAGGCGGCGCAGGCTCAGGAGCGCGCCTTCTACGGCGGGCGCGCGCCCGCGGAGTGGCTGGCGGCCCTGGCCCCCCTCGGCACGAACGCCGACAAGCCCTTTCTCGAGACCGCCCCCTTCCTAATCGCGATCTTCGCACGGCGCTGGGAGGAGCTGCCGAACGGGGAGCGCCGCCACCACTACTATGTGAACGAATCGGTGGGGATCGCGACCGGCCTGCTGATCGCGGCCCTGCACCGGGCGGGCCTGGTCACGCTCACGCACACGCCGAGCCCGATGGGCTTCCTCGGCGAGCTGCTCGGGCGGCCCGCCGCGGAGCGGGCCTTCCTGCTGCTGGTCACCGGCTATCCGGCGCCTGGCGTCGAGGTGCCGGACATCCAGCGGCGCCGGCTGGCCGAGATCGCGGACCTGGACGGACGGCCCTTCCCCGAACACACCGTCGAACCGTAA